TCAGATAGTCAAGTACAGTCCTGATTGTATCATAATTGTGGTTTCCAACCCAGTGGATATTCTTACATATGTTACCTGGAAACTAAGTGGACTACCCAAGCACCGTGTGATTGGAAGTGGGTGTAATCTGGATTCTGCTAGATTTCGCTATCTTATGGTTGAAAAACTTGGCATTCATCCCAGGAGCTGCCATGGATGGATTTTGGGAGAACATGGTGACTCAAGTGTGGCTGTGTGGAGTGGAGTGAATGTGGCAGGTGTTTCTCTTCAGGAACTGAATCCAGAAATGGGAACAGACAACGACAGTGAAAATTGGAAGGAAGTGCATAAGATGGTGGTTGAAAGTGCCTATGAAGTCATCAAGCTAAAAGGATATACCAGCTGGGCTATTGGATTAAGTGTGGCTGATCTCATTGAATCCATGTTGAAAAATCTCTCCAGGATTCATCCAGTGTCAACAATGGTGAAGGGCATGTGTGGTATTGAGAACGAAGTCTTCCTGAGTCTTCCATGTATCCTGAACACTTGGGGCTTAACCAGTATGATCAATCAGAagctgaaggatgatgaggttgCCCAGCTCAAGAAAAGTGCAGATACCTTGTGGGATATCCAGAAAGACCTAAAAGATCTGTGACTTCTGGCTTCTAGGCTATAGAAATTTAAAACCATGATGTAATTAACTGTGAGCCTTTAGTTTTTCATCCATATACATGGATCACAGTTTGCTTTTATCTTCCTAAATATGTGAATCTTGGCTCACAGAATCAAAGCCCATGCTTGGTTTAATGCTTGCAATATGAGccttgaacaaataaaattaactaccGTAGtgtgcttctaaaaaaaaaaaaaa
This portion of the Canis aureus isolate CA01 chromosome 14, VMU_Caureus_v.1.0, whole genome shotgun sequence genome encodes:
- the LOC144283330 gene encoding L-lactate dehydrogenase B chain-like gives rise to the protein MATLKEKLIAPVAEEEAAIPNNKITVVGVGQVGMACAISILGKSLADELALVDVLEDKLKGEMMDLQDGSLFLQTPKIVADKDYSVTANSKIVVVTAGVRQQEGESRLNLVQRNVNVFKFIIPQIVKYSPDCIIIVVSNPVDILTYVTWKLSGLPKHRVIGSGCNLDSARFRYLMVEKLGIHPRSCHGWILGEHGDSSVAVWSGVNVAGVSLQELNPEMGTDNDSENWKEVHKMVVESAYEVIKLKGYTSWAIGLSVADLIESMLKNLSRIHPVSTMVKGMCGIENEVFLSLPCILNTWGLTSMINQKLKDDEVAQLKKSADTLWDIQKDLKDL